Proteins from a genomic interval of Paenibacillus sp. FSL R5-0623:
- a CDS encoding NAD(P)H-dependent glycerol-3-phosphate dehydrogenase, whose product MSKKVAVLVAGSWGTALASVLAANQLDVMMWTRGEDQANEINNKHTNTRYLPDAELSPRIQATTDMEAAVEGAIAVLIVAPSSAMRAVTNQLKAYYKPEMLVIHATKGFETESLKRMSTVISEELECEEGRVVVLSGPSHAEEVVKRCPTTVVVASLDKSSAESAQALFMNAYFRVYTNRDMIGVELAGAFKNIIALGAGMSDGLQFGDNAKAALLTRGLAEITRIGVAMGANPLTFSGLAGIGDLVVTATSQHSRNWRAGSMLGQGQKLDDVLKSMGMVVEGIRTTQAAYFISQKYGVQMPIADQLYHVLFQERQPRDAVEALMGRDPKTEMEVMKIETWEQWHS is encoded by the coding sequence TTGTCTAAAAAAGTTGCTGTTCTGGTCGCTGGAAGCTGGGGAACGGCTCTGGCCAGTGTACTCGCTGCCAATCAGTTGGATGTGATGATGTGGACACGTGGTGAAGACCAGGCTAACGAAATCAATAACAAGCACACCAATACACGCTATCTTCCGGATGCGGAGCTTTCACCACGGATTCAAGCAACAACTGATATGGAAGCTGCGGTGGAAGGCGCTATAGCTGTGTTAATTGTTGCGCCTTCATCAGCCATGCGTGCAGTTACGAACCAGCTTAAGGCTTATTACAAGCCTGAGATGTTAGTCATTCATGCAACCAAAGGTTTCGAGACAGAAAGCCTCAAACGGATGTCCACAGTCATTTCAGAAGAGCTTGAATGTGAAGAAGGACGTGTTGTTGTTCTTTCTGGCCCAAGCCATGCGGAAGAAGTGGTGAAGCGTTGTCCAACGACAGTGGTTGTAGCTTCACTGGATAAGTCATCTGCCGAGTCTGCCCAAGCTTTGTTTATGAATGCCTATTTCCGGGTTTACACGAATCGGGACATGATTGGTGTTGAGCTTGCAGGCGCATTCAAAAATATCATTGCTCTTGGTGCAGGCATGTCCGATGGTCTTCAATTTGGTGATAATGCCAAAGCCGCTTTGCTAACACGCGGTCTGGCAGAGATCACACGTATTGGTGTTGCGATGGGAGCAAATCCGCTAACGTTTTCGGGACTTGCTGGAATCGGGGATCTGGTTGTAACGGCTACAAGTCAGCACAGCCGGAACTGGAGAGCAGGTTCCATGTTGGGCCAGGGACAAAAGCTGGATGATGTTCTGAAGTCCATGGGCATGGTGGTAGAAGGCATTCGAACTACGCAAGCTGCCTATTTCATCTCACAAAAATACGGTGTACAAATGCCAATTGCGGATCAGTTATATCACGTTTTATTCCAGGAGAGACAGCCGCGTGATGCGGTTGAAGCCTTGATGGGACGTGACCCGAAGACTGAAATGGAAGTCATGAAGATTGAAACCTGGGAGCAGTGGCATTCCTGA
- the cmk gene encoding (d)CMP kinase → MASQNTSENGKMNVAIDGPAGAGKSTVARLVAEALAYVYVDTGAMYRAVTLHMLRKDIAPEEVAQVLQEAQKLVIDLQPDPDGQKVFCNGEEVTSEIRSREVTGIVSRYAQIEGLRTQLVDTQRQMALRKGVVMDGRDIGTTVLPDAEVKIFMTASVEERALRRFKELDPSEGLTLQQLERDIATRDRLDENREISPLRCAEDAIVLDTTEMNIHEVVDKIVSYCTMVRGEIGL, encoded by the coding sequence TTGGCAAGCCAGAACACATCAGAGAACGGGAAAATGAACGTTGCAATTGACGGACCTGCTGGTGCCGGGAAAAGCACGGTGGCCCGATTGGTTGCAGAGGCGCTCGCGTATGTATACGTCGATACAGGCGCAATGTACCGTGCGGTAACCTTGCACATGCTTCGGAAAGATATTGCGCCGGAAGAAGTTGCACAGGTACTTCAGGAAGCCCAAAAGCTGGTCATTGATTTACAACCGGATCCCGACGGACAGAAAGTGTTCTGTAATGGGGAAGAAGTAACCTCGGAAATCCGCTCCCGTGAAGTGACGGGAATCGTGTCCCGATATGCGCAAATCGAGGGGCTGCGTACGCAATTAGTGGATACTCAGCGGCAAATGGCTTTGCGCAAGGGCGTCGTCATGGATGGACGCGATATCGGAACGACAGTACTGCCCGATGCGGAAGTGAAAATCTTCATGACTGCCAGTGTCGAAGAGCGTGCGCTTCGCCGCTTCAAAGAACTGGACCCCTCTGAAGGACTGACGTTGCAACAGCTGGAGCGAGACATTGCCACCCGTGACAGATTGGATGAGAATCGGGAAATTTCCCCATTGCGTTGTGCTGAGGATGCTATCGTCCTTGATACAACAGAGATGAACATTCATGAAGTGGTTGACAAAATCGTATCTTATTGCACAATGGTCAGAGGAGAGATCGGTCTATGA
- the ypeB gene encoding germination protein YpeB, whose translation MYKRLSSVMFPIFAVLLVGALVWGYQENQEKNAILIKAENQYQRAFHDLSFHMDKLHSEIGNTLAVHSTSQGMHRKGLMNVWRLTSEAQNEINQLPLTMLPFNETEEFLSRISNFAYRASMRDLTNEPLSEKEMGNLKKLYQNSSEITKNLQDVQQKVLTDRLRWMDAETAMATQEQTMDNTIVDGFRTVNKKVQEYPELDWGPSVSNIYAKRSVKKLGGLPMTKEQIQSKAAKFSNADRSKIQVQENGKGTDWESYTATIDHANNGKLMMDFTRNGGMLISYSDTRPIGTKKVSRQNAMAKADQFLMNKGYKDMKAVNYDEYGNLGNLTYVRKQGDTLIYPEKMSVRVGLDTGEVTGFQASDFVYEHNDKRKIPKATLTEQQARKKLNSEFEENYVRKSLIENDYSKEVLCYEFGGKINGSRYRIYINANTGMEEAVEEIKPVNATS comes from the coding sequence ATGTATAAACGTTTAAGTTCAGTTATGTTTCCGATATTTGCGGTTCTGCTGGTCGGTGCGCTTGTGTGGGGTTATCAGGAGAATCAGGAGAAGAATGCAATTCTGATCAAGGCAGAGAATCAATATCAGCGTGCCTTTCACGATTTATCTTTTCATATGGACAAATTGCATTCGGAGATTGGTAACACCTTGGCGGTTCACTCTACATCACAGGGGATGCATCGCAAAGGTTTGATGAATGTATGGCGACTCACCAGTGAAGCGCAGAATGAGATCAACCAACTGCCACTCACCATGCTGCCATTTAACGAGACAGAGGAGTTTCTCTCACGTATTTCCAACTTTGCCTATCGGGCGTCGATGCGGGACTTGACGAACGAACCGCTAAGTGAGAAGGAAATGGGCAACCTGAAAAAGCTGTATCAGAATTCATCCGAGATTACCAAGAATCTGCAGGATGTGCAGCAGAAAGTCCTGACGGACCGGTTGCGCTGGATGGATGCAGAGACTGCCATGGCAACGCAAGAGCAAACCATGGACAACACGATCGTTGATGGTTTTCGTACTGTGAACAAAAAGGTACAGGAATACCCGGAGCTTGATTGGGGTCCTTCCGTATCCAATATCTATGCAAAACGATCAGTCAAGAAACTGGGCGGTTTGCCGATGACCAAAGAACAGATCCAGAGCAAGGCTGCAAAATTTTCTAATGCGGATCGTAGCAAAATCCAAGTGCAGGAGAACGGCAAAGGAACTGACTGGGAGTCCTACACTGCCACAATTGATCATGCCAACAATGGCAAACTGATGATGGATTTCACCCGTAATGGCGGAATGCTGATCTCTTACAGTGATACGCGTCCAATCGGAACCAAAAAAGTGTCTCGTCAGAATGCCATGGCTAAAGCAGATCAATTCCTAATGAACAAAGGTTATAAGGATATGAAGGCTGTAAACTACGACGAATATGGTAATCTGGGTAACCTTACTTATGTACGTAAGCAAGGAGACACTTTGATCTATCCTGAGAAAATGTCAGTTCGTGTAGGTTTGGATACAGGTGAAGTAACCGGCTTCCAGGCGAGTGACTTTGTCTACGAACATAATGACAAGCGCAAAATTCCGAAAGCAACTCTTACGGAGCAACAGGCGCGGAAAAAGCTTAACTCGGAGTTCGAAGAAAATTATGTTCGCAAATCCCTGATTGAGAATGATTACAGCAAAGAAGTATTGTGTTATGAATTCGGAGGGAAAATTAACGGTTCTCGTTACCGGATATACATTAATGCAAATACAGGAATGGAAGAAGCGGTTGAAGAGATCAAACCGGTCAATGCAACCTCATAA
- a CDS encoding lysophospholipid acyltransferase family protein, which produces MIYTFCSTLLRIIYTILFRLEAVGRENIPKEGGVLLCSNHISNFDPPTVGIKIRRQVRFMAKSELFDIPVLGRIIKAVGAFPVKRGGVSKESIKTSLNILRDGQVLGIFPSGSRHNDGGIGKKGAASFALRSGATVIPTAIIGDYKVFRKMKVVYGAPVSLDEFKEDPSGEALEKATEKIMSKINEMVQTGVPSK; this is translated from the coding sequence ATGATTTACACATTTTGCAGCACATTACTGCGGATCATTTATACCATTCTTTTCCGCTTGGAGGCCGTTGGACGGGAGAATATTCCGAAAGAAGGCGGCGTACTTTTATGTTCCAATCATATTAGTAACTTCGATCCTCCAACCGTTGGTATCAAAATTCGCCGTCAGGTGCGTTTCATGGCCAAAAGCGAATTGTTTGACATTCCGGTACTCGGCCGAATTATTAAAGCCGTGGGCGCTTTCCCCGTTAAACGTGGAGGTGTCAGCAAGGAATCCATCAAAACCTCACTCAATATTTTGCGTGATGGTCAAGTGCTTGGAATCTTCCCCTCGGGAAGCCGCCACAATGATGGAGGTATCGGCAAAAAAGGGGCAGCAAGTTTTGCTCTCCGCAGTGGTGCTACAGTTATTCCTACTGCTATTATCGGTGACTACAAAGTTTTTCGTAAGATGAAAGTTGTATATGGAGCACCAGTAAGTTTGGACGAGTTCAAGGAAGACCCATCTGGAGAAGCTCTGGAGAAGGCGACTGAAAAGATTATGTCCAAGATTAACGAAATGGTGCAAACGGGCGTGCCAAGCAAGTAA
- a CDS encoding flagellar brake domain-containing protein: MFPKINEILYIQIASADEKEEHKEYKSRIADMDDSSFLIEVPIQQGSSRLKRLFFGEELSISYITEDGVRHYFNTYVTGFEEDVVRLVRIRKPLSSDISKIQRRSFLRVHANLELAIQSEDLTRAVGLTEDIGGGGLSIYGETGFLIAEGQKLKCWLLVPYRNSTIEHVNFEAEVVRIKTLETGRQLCMLKFVQISDSERQKIIKFCFERQLDYRTK; encoded by the coding sequence TTGTTTCCGAAAATAAATGAGATTTTATACATCCAGATTGCTTCTGCAGATGAAAAAGAGGAACACAAAGAATACAAATCACGTATTGCAGATATGGATGACAGCAGTTTTCTGATTGAGGTCCCGATACAACAAGGAAGCAGCCGTCTGAAAAGGCTCTTTTTCGGAGAGGAATTGTCCATTTCATATATTACGGAGGATGGGGTCCGGCATTATTTTAATACCTATGTCACGGGATTTGAGGAAGATGTGGTCCGTCTTGTTCGTATCCGCAAACCGCTTTCGAGTGATATATCCAAAATACAACGGCGCAGCTTTCTTCGTGTTCATGCAAACCTCGAATTGGCGATCCAGAGTGAAGACCTGACTCGTGCCGTCGGATTGACTGAAGATATTGGTGGCGGTGGATTGTCCATCTATGGCGAAACAGGGTTTTTAATAGCTGAAGGTCAAAAACTGAAATGCTGGTTGCTGGTTCCCTACCGGAATTCAACCATTGAACATGTGAATTTTGAAGCTGAAGTTGTGCGGATCAAAACCCTGGAAACCGGCAGACAGCTATGCATGCTGAAATTTGTGCAGATTTCAGATTCGGAGCGCCAGAAAATTATTAAGTTTTGTTTTGAACGGCAACTTGACTATCGCACGAAATAG
- the plsY gene encoding glycerol-3-phosphate 1-O-acyltransferase PlsY translates to MILQIAAIVLSYLLGSISFSVLLAKAIRGIDIRQHGSGNAGATNTLRILGKGPAIAVLLLDVLKGVAAVWIGIWLSDGSAWIPALSGIAAIAGHNWPLYFHFRGGKGIATAIGVLVSLAFLPALCAGVIAILSIVLTRYVSLGSLIFVAFTPIFILVLPGYSMNIFWGSLIICLFAFWRHRTNIAKLAKGQENKLGSKNPGGGKRVV, encoded by the coding sequence GTGATTTTACAAATCGCAGCGATTGTACTGAGTTATCTGCTCGGTTCGATCAGCTTTAGTGTCCTCCTTGCCAAAGCGATACGGGGGATCGATATTCGTCAGCATGGAAGCGGAAACGCGGGAGCTACCAATACATTGCGTATTTTGGGTAAAGGACCGGCAATTGCTGTTCTGTTACTTGATGTACTTAAGGGTGTTGCAGCTGTATGGATAGGAATCTGGCTGAGTGACGGTTCTGCCTGGATTCCTGCACTCAGTGGTATAGCAGCCATTGCAGGACATAACTGGCCGCTTTACTTCCATTTTCGTGGAGGAAAAGGCATTGCCACAGCCATTGGTGTTCTGGTGAGTCTTGCTTTCCTACCTGCGTTATGTGCTGGGGTGATCGCCATTCTGTCTATTGTATTGACACGCTATGTTTCATTGGGGTCTCTGATTTTTGTAGCATTTACACCCATCTTTATCTTGGTATTACCCGGATATTCAATGAATATCTTCTGGGGGAGTCTGATTATTTGTCTGTTTGCGTTCTGGAGACATCGTACCAATATTGCGAAGCTCGCCAAAGGACAGGAAAATAAATTGGGATCGAAAAACCCTGGAGGGGGTAAACGAGTTGTCTAA
- a CDS encoding genetic competence negative regulator: MKIERLSHDKIRIFLTFDDLSERGIQKEDMWQEIPKVHELFTEMMDQAYSELGFDATGPLAVEVFALPAQGMVVIVTRGKYDPQQYGSGHEDDLPEEVYEMEVTLEQSDSIVYAFKDFEVLIEAAHMLRQHVTDAGRLYSYKDKWFLHLEPDEVDSTKHAALIALLAEFGEGSSVTPAVMEEYGKVVIPAQAIDVICTHFKRQD, translated from the coding sequence ATGAAAATAGAACGACTAAGTCACGATAAGATACGGATTTTCCTGACCTTTGACGATCTGAGCGAGCGCGGAATACAAAAAGAAGATATGTGGCAGGAAATACCTAAGGTTCATGAACTGTTCACTGAAATGATGGATCAGGCCTATTCCGAACTTGGATTTGATGCCACAGGTCCACTCGCTGTCGAAGTATTCGCACTTCCCGCTCAAGGGATGGTTGTCATTGTCACACGAGGAAAATATGATCCGCAACAATATGGTTCAGGTCATGAAGATGATCTTCCTGAAGAAGTATATGAAATGGAAGTTACACTCGAGCAAAGCGATTCCATCGTTTATGCATTCAAGGACTTTGAAGTGCTCATTGAAGCTGCACATATGTTGCGTCAGCATGTTACGGATGCTGGGAGACTTTATTCTTATAAAGACAAGTGGTTCTTGCATTTGGAGCCAGATGAGGTAGATTCCACCAAACATGCGGCATTGATTGCCTTGCTTGCTGAGTTTGGCGAAGGTTCCTCAGTTACTCCGGCAGTTATGGAAGAGTATGGTAAGGTTGTTATTCCTGCACAAGCGATTGATGTTATCTGCACCCACTTCAAACGCCAGGATTAA
- the rpsA gene encoding 30S ribosomal protein S1, with translation MSEEMKNQEATQDELDQFVSLKKGDTVKGTIVKLEDNQAYVSIGYKYDGVIPIRELSSLHVDSASDAVEVGQEVEAKVLSIDDEKEKLVLSKRAIDSENAWDQLQKHFEDQDVFEVVVGDVVKGGLVADVGVRGFIPASMVERHFVEDFSDYKGRTLRVKVKEIDRENNKVILSQKDVLEQEFEANKATVMAGLQEGQVIEGTVQRLTQFGAFVDVGGVDGLVHVSELAWTHVEKPSDVLSEGDKVSVKVLKVDPEKGKISLSMKAVQPGPWETASEKFNSSDIVTGVVKRLVDFGAFVEIAPGVEGLVHISQISHKHIGTPHEVLKEGQEVQVKILDMNPSEQRVSLSIKETEEAPAQPQKSERPSRNNAPREEINNPNVSLNNQGMSTTLGELFGDKLSKFK, from the coding sequence ATGTCGGAAGAAATGAAAAATCAAGAAGCAACCCAAGATGAGTTGGATCAATTCGTTTCCTTGAAAAAAGGAGATACCGTAAAAGGAACCATCGTCAAATTGGAAGATAACCAAGCCTATGTGAGCATTGGATATAAATATGACGGTGTCATTCCAATTCGTGAACTGTCTTCATTACATGTTGACAGTGCGTCTGACGCAGTAGAAGTTGGACAAGAAGTTGAAGCTAAAGTTCTTAGCATCGACGACGAGAAAGAAAAACTCGTTCTGTCCAAACGTGCAATCGACAGCGAAAACGCATGGGATCAATTGCAAAAGCATTTTGAAGACCAAGACGTATTCGAAGTTGTTGTAGGTGATGTTGTTAAAGGCGGTCTGGTAGCAGACGTGGGCGTACGTGGATTTATCCCGGCTTCCATGGTTGAACGTCATTTCGTTGAAGACTTCAGTGACTACAAAGGACGCACACTGCGTGTTAAAGTGAAAGAGATCGACCGTGAGAACAACAAAGTGATCCTTTCCCAAAAAGACGTACTGGAGCAAGAATTCGAAGCAAACAAAGCTACAGTAATGGCTGGTTTGCAAGAAGGTCAAGTGATCGAAGGTACAGTACAACGTTTGACTCAATTCGGTGCATTCGTTGATGTGGGCGGAGTTGACGGTTTGGTTCACGTATCCGAGCTGGCTTGGACACACGTTGAAAAACCATCCGACGTACTGTCTGAAGGTGATAAAGTTAGTGTGAAAGTGCTGAAAGTTGACCCTGAAAAAGGCAAAATCAGCCTGAGCATGAAAGCTGTTCAACCAGGTCCTTGGGAAACAGCAAGCGAAAAATTCAATTCCAGCGATATCGTAACAGGTGTTGTAAAACGTCTGGTAGACTTCGGTGCATTTGTTGAAATCGCTCCTGGTGTTGAGGGACTTGTGCATATCTCGCAAATCTCCCACAAACACATCGGCACTCCTCATGAAGTGCTGAAAGAAGGACAAGAAGTTCAAGTTAAAATCTTGGACATGAACCCTTCTGAGCAACGTGTAAGCTTGAGCATCAAAGAAACAGAAGAAGCTCCAGCTCAACCACAAAAATCAGAAAGACCTTCAAGAAACAACGCTCCGCGTGAAGAAATCAACAATCCAAACGTTTCCTTGAACAATCAAGGTATGAGCACTACGCTTGGCGAACTGTTTGGAGACAAACTCAGCAAATTCAAATAA
- the prsW gene encoding glutamic-type intramembrane protease PrsW: MLLFSVLAAAVAPGLALLTYFYLKDRYDYEPLHMVLRVFLMGILMVLPVMIIQRGMMIWLGDNPYLEAIMISGGVEEFVKWFVLYHIIYNHTEFDEPYDGILYAVAVSLGFATVENVLYAFAGNASVSAMFLRALLPVSGHAMFAVIMGYYMGKAKFIGGKKKRWYLVLSLVLPFFWHALYDVIMNTMLNNWLWFIAPLMAGLWYGAMGKITRANNRSPFRFVKREEEVKL; encoded by the coding sequence GTGCTTTTGTTTTCGGTCTTAGCGGCAGCAGTTGCTCCGGGTCTCGCCTTGTTAACATACTTTTACCTGAAAGACCGTTATGATTATGAGCCACTTCATATGGTATTGCGGGTTTTCCTCATGGGGATTCTGATGGTACTGCCTGTGATGATTATTCAGCGTGGCATGATGATATGGCTCGGGGATAATCCTTATCTTGAGGCCATTATGATCTCAGGTGGTGTAGAGGAATTCGTTAAATGGTTCGTACTTTATCATATCATCTATAATCACACCGAATTTGATGAGCCGTATGACGGGATCTTATATGCAGTCGCTGTTTCACTTGGATTTGCCACTGTTGAGAATGTGTTGTATGCCTTTGCGGGGAATGCATCCGTCTCAGCCATGTTCCTTCGGGCACTGCTCCCTGTTTCAGGGCACGCTATGTTTGCGGTAATCATGGGTTATTATATGGGTAAAGCCAAGTTTATCGGTGGTAAGAAAAAGCGGTGGTACCTGGTTCTTTCTCTGGTTTTACCTTTTTTCTGGCATGCATTGTACGATGTCATCATGAACACCATGCTGAACAATTGGTTGTGGTTTATAGCGCCGCTAATGGCGGGCCTGTGGTATGGGGCAATGGGTAAAATCACACGAGCTAATAACCGTTCTCCTTTTCGTTTTGTGAAGCGGGAGGAAGAGGTTAAATTATAA
- the der gene encoding ribosome biogenesis GTPase Der gives MARPVVAIVGRPNVGKSTIFNRIIGDRLAIVEDKPGITRDRIYGIGEWNGKPFSIIDTGGIEIDGEDVILKSIRMQAELAIEEADVIVFMCDAKAGITQSDEEVAEMLYRSGKPIVVAVNKVDNIGRSELIYEFYGFGFGDPIGVSGSHGTGVGDLLDAIVEKLPELEEETYDEDVIRVALIGRPNVGKSSLVNAILGEERVIVSDVAGTTRDAIDTPFEKDGQRYVLIDTAGMRKRGKVYETTEKYSVMRAMRAIERADVVLIVINGEEGIIEQDKHIAGYAFEAGKASLFVVNKWDVVEKHDKTMKEFERKIRDHFLFMTYAPVVFLSALTKQRLQKLLPVVQRVAEQHSLRVQTHLLNDVVSDAVAINPPPTDKGRRMRINYVTQVAVKPPTMVIFVNDPELMHFSYERYLENKIRAAFDFEGTPIRIFTRKKSDES, from the coding sequence ATGGCAAGACCCGTTGTGGCAATTGTCGGACGACCGAACGTGGGTAAATCCACCATTTTCAATCGGATCATCGGCGACAGACTGGCCATTGTGGAAGACAAGCCGGGCATTACCCGTGACCGCATATATGGAATCGGTGAATGGAACGGTAAACCCTTTAGTATCATTGATACAGGTGGTATCGAAATTGATGGTGAAGATGTAATCTTAAAATCGATTCGGATGCAAGCAGAGCTCGCTATTGAAGAAGCGGATGTTATTGTATTCATGTGTGATGCAAAAGCAGGTATTACGCAATCGGATGAAGAGGTAGCAGAGATGCTCTACCGCTCAGGCAAGCCTATTGTTGTAGCCGTTAACAAAGTGGATAATATCGGACGAAGTGAGCTCATTTATGAGTTTTATGGATTTGGTTTCGGTGATCCCATCGGCGTATCCGGAAGTCACGGTACAGGTGTAGGTGATTTGCTTGATGCAATTGTGGAGAAGCTGCCAGAACTTGAGGAAGAGACTTACGATGAAGATGTCATTCGTGTAGCTCTGATCGGACGTCCTAATGTGGGTAAATCTTCACTGGTGAACGCTATTCTGGGTGAAGAACGTGTCATTGTAAGTGACGTGGCTGGAACGACCCGGGATGCAATTGATACACCTTTTGAAAAAGACGGCCAACGTTACGTGCTGATTGATACAGCAGGTATGCGTAAGCGTGGGAAAGTATATGAAACAACTGAGAAATACAGTGTAATGCGGGCTATGCGTGCGATTGAGCGTGCAGATGTTGTTCTGATTGTCATTAATGGTGAAGAAGGCATTATTGAACAGGACAAGCATATTGCAGGATATGCATTCGAAGCGGGTAAAGCGTCATTGTTTGTTGTGAACAAATGGGACGTGGTAGAGAAGCATGACAAAACGATGAAAGAGTTTGAGAGAAAAATTCGGGATCACTTCCTGTTTATGACTTATGCTCCGGTCGTATTCTTGTCAGCCCTCACAAAACAACGCTTACAAAAACTGTTGCCGGTTGTGCAACGTGTAGCAGAGCAACACTCGTTACGTGTGCAGACACATCTGCTTAACGATGTGGTGTCTGATGCGGTTGCGATTAATCCTCCGCCAACAGATAAAGGACGGAGAATGAGAATTAACTATGTGACTCAGGTTGCAGTTAAACCGCCGACCATGGTTATTTTTGTGAACGACCCTGAGTTGATGCACTTCTCATATGAGCGCTATCTGGAGAATAAAATCCGTGCAGCGTTTGATTTCGAAGGAACACCAATTCGCATATTTACTCGGAAGAAGTCCGACGAAAGTTAG